In one window of Desulfonatronum thioautotrophicum DNA:
- a CDS encoding cytochrome c biogenesis CcdA family protein: MDQFFITLNMWITSGTGLAMAGSFLWGMVSVFFSPCHLASIPLIVGYVAGQNRLIEGRAAAIYAGLFSFGLFVTIALVGIICALLGRMLGDIGPWWTILVGLVLIWVALDMIGVSGCSMSTGLMSKLKVSGRSGALILGLAYGVLSGSCTFGFIAPILAIITIQDQLANGLMLIILFGIGHCIPIVIAGSSTALVRRILESRSMAAGGLWFKRGAGTLIGLLGLYFIALPFLDI; encoded by the coding sequence ATGGACCAGTTTTTCATCACCTTGAACATGTGGATCACCAGCGGAACGGGGCTGGCTATGGCTGGCAGCTTTCTCTGGGGCATGGTCAGCGTGTTCTTCAGCCCCTGTCACCTGGCCTCCATACCGCTCATCGTCGGCTACGTGGCCGGACAGAACAGGCTCATCGAAGGCCGGGCCGCCGCGATTTACGCCGGTCTGTTTTCCTTCGGCCTGTTCGTGACCATTGCCCTGGTGGGGATCATTTGCGCCCTGCTGGGGCGGATGCTTGGGGATATCGGTCCCTGGTGGACCATCCTGGTGGGGCTGGTATTGATCTGGGTGGCCCTGGACATGATCGGGGTGTCCGGCTGTTCCATGTCCACCGGACTGATGAGCAAGCTCAAGGTTTCCGGACGTTCCGGAGCATTGATTCTTGGGCTTGCCTACGGAGTGCTCTCCGGCTCCTGCACCTTCGGCTTTATCGCCCCGATCCTGGCCATCATCACTATCCAGGACCAACTGGCCAACGGTCTGATGCTGATCATTCTCTTCGGCATCGGTCATTGCATCCCCATCGTCATTGCCGGCAGTTCCACGGCCCTGGTCCGCCGGATTTTGGAAAGCCGGTCCATGGCCGCCGGCGGCCTATGGTTCAAGCGCGGGGCCGGCACACTGATCGGCCTGCTGGGGCTGTACTTCATCGCGTTGCCGTTTTTGGATATCTGA
- a CDS encoding permease: MNWKSEWKPLVVIVTVFLVIYHLPVGLPRFDNAVHEALQLARWYAQEHVLLCLIPAFFIAGAIGVFVSQNSVLKYLGPQANKACAYGVASCSGSILAVCSCTILPLFAGIYRMGAGIGPATAFLYSGPAINILAIVLTARVLGPEMGIARAVGAVGFAVVIGLIMHLIYRREEADKAAQAAHIPEDEPTRGLGRTGLYFLSMIGILVFANWGAPEAAEGIWRTVAEHKWMLTAIFAAALAVILPAWFGLPWSRMALVALPTAALALAFPQEPTIAFVAGFVGLSAVISTREDELGQWFSSSWIFAKQILPLLLIGVFVAGLLLGRPGSEGLIPSQWVSASVGGNSLAANFFASFVGAFMYFATLTEVPILEGLLGSGMGKGPALALLLAGPALSLPNMLVIRSIMGTQKTVVFVCLVVVMATISGMIYGHFWG, from the coding sequence ATGAACTGGAAATCTGAATGGAAACCCTTGGTCGTCATCGTGACGGTCTTTTTGGTCATTTACCATCTGCCCGTGGGCCTGCCGCGGTTCGACAACGCGGTCCACGAGGCCTTGCAATTGGCCCGATGGTACGCCCAGGAGCACGTGCTGCTCTGCCTGATCCCGGCCTTTTTCATCGCCGGGGCCATCGGCGTGTTCGTCAGCCAGAACTCCGTGCTCAAATACCTGGGGCCGCAAGCCAACAAGGCCTGCGCCTACGGCGTGGCCTCCTGCTCCGGCTCGATTCTGGCGGTCTGCTCCTGCACCATCCTGCCCCTGTTCGCGGGCATCTACCGGATGGGAGCGGGCATCGGCCCGGCCACGGCCTTTCTATATTCCGGGCCGGCCATCAACATCCTGGCCATCGTGCTCACGGCCAGGGTGCTGGGCCCGGAAATGGGCATTGCCCGGGCCGTGGGAGCGGTCGGCTTCGCCGTGGTCATCGGCCTGATCATGCACCTGATCTACCGCCGGGAAGAAGCGGACAAGGCCGCCCAGGCCGCGCACATCCCCGAGGACGAACCCACGCGCGGACTCGGCCGGACCGGCCTGTACTTTCTGAGCATGATCGGCATCCTGGTTTTCGCCAACTGGGGCGCGCCGGAAGCGGCCGAGGGCATCTGGCGGACGGTGGCCGAACACAAATGGATGCTAACGGCGATCTTCGCCGCGGCCCTGGCAGTGATCCTCCCGGCCTGGTTCGGCCTGCCCTGGTCGCGCATGGCCCTGGTCGCCCTGCCCACCGCGGCCCTGGCCCTGGCATTCCCCCAGGAGCCGACCATCGCCTTCGTGGCCGGATTCGTCGGCCTGTCCGCGGTGATCAGCACCCGAGAGGATGAACTGGGGCAATGGTTTTCGTCGTCCTGGATCTTCGCCAAGCAGATTCTGCCTTTGCTGCTGATCGGCGTTTTCGTGGCGGGACTGCTTCTGGGACGCCCCGGAAGCGAAGGCCTGATTCCCTCGCAGTGGGTCAGCGCGTCCGTGGGCGGCAATTCCCTGGCCGCCAACTTTTTCGCCTCGTTCGTCGGCGCGTTCATGTACTTCGCCACCCTGACCGAGGTGCCCATCCTGGAAGGCCTGCTGGGCAGCGGCATGGGCAAGGGCCCGGCCCTGGCCCTGCTCCTGGCCGGCCCGGCCCTGAGCCTGCCGAATATGCTGGTCATCCGAAGCATCATGGGCACGCAAAAAACCGTGGTCTTCGTCTGCCTGGTCGTGGTCATGGCCACCATCAGCGGAATGATCTACGGACACTTCTGGGGATAG
- a CDS encoding ArsR/SmtB family transcription factor, with translation MRTPLSMAKALADGNRLRIVATLMEHDELCVCQLIEMLGLAGATVSRHMSILQNARLVRNSKKGRWVFYRLSGEFPDQLRAWLQESLANSPEVRADRENLRTILACDPDELCRRQRESRLTGGCSVPSEPVEFVLST, from the coding sequence ATGCGGACACCTCTCAGTATGGCCAAGGCTCTGGCCGATGGGAACAGGTTGCGGATCGTGGCAACCCTTATGGAACATGATGAGTTGTGCGTTTGTCAGTTGATCGAGATGCTCGGACTGGCCGGAGCTACGGTGTCCAGACACATGAGCATTCTGCAAAACGCCCGTCTGGTTCGAAACAGCAAAAAGGGACGATGGGTTTTCTATCGTCTTTCCGGTGAATTTCCAGATCAGCTACGTGCGTGGTTGCAGGAGTCGCTGGCCAACTCCCCGGAGGTACGGGCGGACAGAGAGAATTTGCGAACAATTCTGGCCTGCGACCCCGATGAGCTGTGTCGACGCCAGCGGGAGAGCAGGCTCACCGGAGGTTGTTCTGTACCCTCCGAGCCCGTGGAGTTCGTTTTATCAACCTGA
- a CDS encoding GIY-YIG nuclease family protein: MCIYSPVNGTVLFIIGVTSNLLKRVWEHKNNVIEGFTKKYCVHNLVYYEEHHDMNAALMREKQLKKWNRIWKIRLIEEFNPSWTDKYEELLKDAGFPSARE; encoded by the coding sequence TTGTGTATATACTCGCCAGTAAACGGAACGGTACTCTTTATTATAGGTGTCACCAGCAATCTGTTAAAGCGGGTATGGGAACATAAGAACAATGTAATAGAGGGATTTACAAAAAAATACTGTGTACACAATCTTGTTTATTACGAAGAACATCATGATATGAATGCAGCATTGATGCGTGAAAAGCAATTGAAAAAATGGAATAGAATTTGGAAAATCAGATTGATCGAGGAATTTAATCCAAGTTGGACTGATAAGTACGAAGAATTGCTCAAAGATGCTGGATTCCCGTCTGCGCGGGAATGA
- a CDS encoding type II toxin-antitoxin system HicB family antitoxin, protein MKVFTAVIEKCPETGLYIGFVPGFPGAHSQGTTLDELNKNLQEVLEMLLEDGEPRLESEFIGTQNLLVA, encoded by the coding sequence ATGAAAGTCTTTACGGCCGTAATCGAAAAATGTCCTGAAACCGGCCTTTACATCGGCTTTGTCCCAGGCTTTCCTGGTGCGCACTCCCAGGGGACAACGCTCGATGAACTGAACAAAAATCTTCAAGAAGTTCTTGAAATGCTTCTTGAAGACGGGGAGCCTCGCCTGGAAAGCGAATTCATCGGGACCCAGAACTTGCTTGTGGCTTGA
- a CDS encoding thioredoxin family protein codes for MRFPSQRERAQPQTIADEFGAWGLRFGLVVMLISIAFAAWAEETSGDPPKAPVPGMVTVASFGARNCIPCRMMIPIREELQLEYEGRAAIVFIDLHRHFELIDHYAIQVIPTLIFFDQDGNETKRHIGFMDKKSIKAEMARLGVE; via the coding sequence ATGCGCTTTCCATCTCAACGTGAACGTGCTCAGCCTCAGACGATTGCTGATGAATTTGGAGCCTGGGGGTTGCGATTCGGCCTTGTGGTGATGTTGATCAGCATTGCCTTTGCCGCCTGGGCCGAGGAAACATCCGGTGATCCACCCAAAGCACCCGTTCCCGGTATGGTCACCGTGGCCAGTTTCGGAGCCAGAAACTGCATCCCCTGCCGAATGATGATCCCCATCCGGGAGGAATTGCAACTGGAGTACGAGGGCCGGGCAGCCATCGTGTTCATCGACCTGCATCGGCATTTTGAACTCATCGACCACTACGCCATCCAGGTCATTCCCACGCTGATCTTTTTCGATCAAGACGGCAACGAGACCAAACGTCATATCGGGTTCATGGACAAAAAATCCATCAAAGCCGAAATGGCCAGGCTCGGCGTCGAATAG
- the xseA gene encoding exodeoxyribonuclease VII large subunit, whose product MPHIFSVRELTLAVKATLEGEFPLVWVRGQISNLARPGSGHIYFTLKDTEATLGAVWFKSQQWQPEAVRESLADGQKVVCVGRLTVYAPRGAYQLVVEMIQDQGLGALYMAFEALKKRMAEDGYFDPARKRTLPPHPQRVAVITAPGSAALQDFLRLAGERGFGASIRVHPALVQGEQASGQIIQAVQTTNAQAWAEVIVLIRGGGSLEDLWAFNNEDLARALFLSEIPILTGIGHEVDTTIADLTADVRAATPSHAAQLLWPERRELAQAVDELENRLMVATRELLRRKEALLTGQSKALSWLSPRVRVLRAVERLERLERDLARCGLAMLQQRRSALLQTQTNLTRALDGRVWSAWQSRLDQCVQPLLAAGRQALLRGEHELAKLETAMNNLNPERPLEKGFCLVQSERTGRYLRDARDVRENDVVRIMPRTGSVVARVMETKQE is encoded by the coding sequence ATGCCCCACATATTCAGTGTTCGCGAGCTGACCCTGGCGGTGAAGGCCACGCTGGAAGGGGAATTTCCGCTGGTTTGGGTGCGTGGGCAGATCTCCAATCTGGCCCGGCCGGGGTCCGGTCACATCTATTTCACCTTGAAGGACACCGAGGCCACGCTGGGTGCGGTGTGGTTCAAGTCCCAGCAATGGCAGCCCGAGGCGGTCAGGGAATCCCTGGCCGATGGGCAGAAGGTGGTCTGCGTTGGACGGCTGACCGTGTACGCTCCGCGAGGAGCGTACCAGCTTGTCGTGGAGATGATCCAAGACCAGGGGCTGGGGGCGCTGTACATGGCTTTCGAGGCCCTGAAAAAGCGCATGGCCGAGGATGGCTATTTTGATCCGGCCCGCAAACGGACCTTGCCGCCCCACCCCCAGAGGGTCGCGGTGATCACCGCCCCAGGTAGCGCGGCACTGCAAGATTTTTTACGTCTGGCCGGAGAGCGCGGATTCGGCGCGTCCATCCGCGTCCACCCCGCCCTGGTTCAGGGCGAGCAGGCCTCCGGACAGATCATCCAGGCCGTGCAAACGACCAATGCCCAAGCCTGGGCCGAGGTGATCGTCCTGATCCGCGGCGGCGGCTCCCTGGAAGACCTCTGGGCCTTCAACAACGAGGACCTGGCCAGGGCGCTCTTTCTCTCTGAAATCCCCATACTCACGGGCATCGGCCACGAGGTGGACACCACCATTGCCGATCTGACCGCGGATGTCCGCGCCGCCACGCCCAGCCACGCGGCTCAACTCTTGTGGCCGGAGCGACGGGAACTGGCCCAGGCCGTTGATGAGTTGGAAAACCGTCTCATGGTCGCCACCCGGGAACTGCTGCGCCGCAAGGAGGCCCTGCTCACCGGACAGTCAAAAGCCCTGTCCTGGCTCTCCCCCAGGGTCCGGGTGTTGCGGGCTGTGGAACGACTGGAAAGGCTGGAGCGGGATCTGGCCCGATGCGGACTCGCCATGCTCCAGCAGCGCCGCTCCGCCCTGCTCCAGACCCAGACGAATCTGACCAGGGCACTGGATGGCCGGGTCTGGTCGGCCTGGCAGAGCCGATTGGATCAATGCGTCCAGCCGCTGCTTGCCGCCGGCAGACAAGCCCTGCTCCGCGGAGAACACGAGCTGGCCAAATTGGAAACCGCCATGAACAACCTCAACCCGGAGCGCCCCCTGGAAAAGGGCTTTTGCCTCGTGCAGTCGGAACGTACCGGCCGCTACTTGAGGGATGCCCGAGACGTGCGGGAGAACGACGTTGTGCGCATCATGCCCCGAACCGGTTCGGTCGTTGCCCGGGTTATGGAAACCAAGCAAGAGTGA
- a CDS encoding M23 family metallopeptidase, with protein MQETKMNWQQRAKWLVRAKIAAVGLCFFLGWLSGAPAQALSPGQGRDQSQFHLQVPDQVGVGLPFQVHFSGAKHMEGVHLSWLGKDLQFFPPGNAHWASDVTILLGVDLETPPGTHQLTGFVVMPNGRQSFLHEIQIQARTFPEQRLRVNREMVSPDASLMPRIEQERRAARAALERVTPAKHWQEPFVRPVQGSVSSAFGLRRFLNDQPRAPHRGVDLRGAEGTPVRAFSNGKVVLTGDHYFAGRSVYIDHGLGVVTQYIHLSEITVQEGDQVVAGQTIGKIGATGRVTGPHLHFGLSILGMWVDPLPLLE; from the coding sequence ATGCAAGAGACAAAAATGAATTGGCAGCAAAGAGCAAAATGGCTGGTCCGGGCCAAGATTGCCGCAGTGGGCTTGTGTTTTTTTCTGGGCTGGCTCAGCGGAGCACCGGCTCAGGCTCTTTCTCCGGGCCAAGGCCGCGATCAGTCCCAGTTCCATCTCCAGGTACCAGACCAGGTTGGCGTGGGTCTGCCCTTCCAGGTTCATTTTTCCGGAGCAAAGCATATGGAAGGCGTGCATCTGAGCTGGCTGGGCAAGGACCTCCAATTCTTCCCTCCCGGCAACGCTCACTGGGCCTCGGACGTAACCATCCTGCTGGGCGTTGACCTGGAGACGCCTCCCGGAACTCATCAGCTCACCGGTTTCGTTGTCATGCCAAATGGCCGACAGTCGTTTCTCCACGAGATTCAGATCCAGGCCCGCACATTTCCGGAGCAGCGCCTGCGGGTCAATCGGGAAATGGTCTCCCCGGACGCCTCGCTGATGCCCAGAATCGAACAGGAACGCCGGGCGGCCCGGGCGGCCCTTGAGAGGGTGACACCTGCAAAACATTGGCAGGAGCCTTTTGTGCGACCGGTCCAGGGCAGCGTTTCCAGCGCATTCGGCCTGCGACGGTTTCTTAACGACCAGCCCAGGGCTCCCCATCGCGGGGTGGATCTGCGCGGTGCGGAGGGCACCCCGGTGCGGGCCTTCAGCAACGGGAAGGTGGTGCTGACCGGGGATCATTACTTTGCCGGTCGATCCGTGTATATTGATCACGGCTTGGGCGTGGTGACCCAGTACATCCATCTTTCCGAGATCACGGTCCAGGAAGGGGATCAGGTTGTCGCCGGGCAGACCATCGGCAAAATCGGAGCAACGGGCCGGGTCACCGGACCGCATCTGCACTTCGGACTGAGCATTCTCGGAATGTGGGTCGATCCACTTCCGCTGCTGGAATAA
- a CDS encoding thioredoxin family protein, translating to MNSKTLIGIVVVLIAVLGTIVLIHQHQGGRFDDTAAVDVQSLGERAAHVACDGADPGLLPGIPSDLPRLVDLGADNCIPCKLMAPILQELKVEYAEVFTTHFIDIWKNPDAGRQFSVRMIPTQIFYDTEGKELFRHEGFMSKQDILMRWRQLGVNVSTAG from the coding sequence ATGAACTCCAAAACCCTTATCGGCATCGTCGTCGTTTTAATCGCCGTTCTCGGGACCATCGTCCTGATTCATCAACACCAAGGCGGGCGGTTCGACGACACGGCGGCAGTGGATGTGCAAAGCCTCGGGGAACGCGCCGCCCATGTTGCCTGTGACGGCGCGGACCCGGGCCTGCTTCCCGGTATCCCCTCGGACCTGCCCCGCCTGGTGGACCTGGGCGCGGACAACTGCATCCCCTGCAAGCTGATGGCCCCGATCCTCCAGGAATTGAAGGTCGAATACGCCGAGGTCTTCACCACGCATTTCATCGACATCTGGAAAAACCCAGATGCGGGGCGCCAGTTCAGCGTCCGAATGATACCCACCCAGATTTTTTACGACACCGAGGGCAAGGAACTCTTCCGCCACGAGGGGTTCATGTCCAAGCAGGATATTCTGATGCGCTGGAGGCAGCTCGGGGTGAATGTGTCGACGGCGGGATAA
- a CDS encoding type II toxin-antitoxin system HicA family toxin — protein sequence MGNLPVLKPREIVLILLHLGFSEVRQKGSHKQFRHPDGRGTTVPFHSGQDISPVLLRRIASDIGLRIEEFLGYRQ from the coding sequence ATGGGCAATTTGCCGGTCCTTAAACCGCGAGAAATCGTGCTGATACTTCTCCATCTCGGCTTCTCGGAAGTCCGCCAAAAGGGGTCGCACAAACAGTTTCGTCATCCTGATGGACGTGGCACGACCGTTCCGTTTCATTCCGGCCAGGATATTTCTCCCGTCCTCTTGCGTCGCATAGCGAGCGACATCGGGCTACGCATCGAGGAATTTTTAGGTTATCGACAGTAA
- the ispG gene encoding flavodoxin-dependent (E)-4-hydroxy-3-methylbut-2-enyl-diphosphate synthase: MTTPALNLTPRRRPTRTINLAGITMGGAHPIRVQSMTNTDTRDTDATLAQICQLAEAGCEFVRLAVPDEAAAAVLPRIQAIAPVPLIADIHFDHRLALKALEAGLKGLRINPGNIGAQANVDRVVDAAKAHGACIRVGVNGGSLEKELLREYGGATPEAMVASALGHAALLSQRGFDNFKISLKSSSVPRTVAAYRLLAAKLDCPLHIGITEAGTLLRGAVKSGVGLGILLWEGLGDTLRVSLTADPVLEVRAAWEILRSLGLRQRGPEIISCPTCGRTEIDLQDLAEEVERRLDGVTEVFTVAVMGCVVNGPGEAKEADIGLAGGRDCGLIFRKGEVLRKVRGRDALLPEFLRELDMFLAERRGDSL; encoded by the coding sequence ATGACCACCCCCGCCTTAAATCTCACTCCCCGGCGTCGCCCCACCCGGACCATCAACCTGGCCGGAATAACCATGGGTGGTGCGCATCCAATCCGGGTCCAGAGCATGACCAACACGGACACCCGGGACACGGATGCAACCCTGGCCCAAATCTGCCAGTTGGCTGAAGCCGGTTGCGAGTTCGTTCGCCTGGCCGTGCCGGACGAGGCGGCCGCGGCGGTTTTGCCGCGCATCCAGGCCATCGCTCCAGTGCCGTTGATCGCGGACATCCATTTTGACCACCGCCTAGCCCTGAAGGCCCTGGAGGCCGGGCTCAAGGGGCTGCGGATCAACCCCGGGAACATCGGCGCCCAGGCCAACGTGGACCGGGTGGTGGACGCGGCCAAGGCCCATGGGGCCTGCATCCGCGTCGGCGTGAATGGCGGCTCCCTGGAAAAGGAACTGCTGCGAGAATACGGCGGGGCCACGCCCGAGGCCATGGTGGCCAGCGCCCTGGGCCACGCGGCTCTGCTTTCGCAACGCGGCTTCGACAATTTCAAGATCTCCCTGAAATCCTCCTCGGTGCCCCGGACCGTGGCCGCCTATCGTCTCCTGGCCGCAAAACTGGACTGCCCGTTGCACATCGGCATCACCGAGGCCGGGACCCTGCTCCGGGGCGCGGTGAAATCCGGCGTGGGGCTGGGCATTTTGCTCTGGGAAGGCCTGGGGGACACCCTGCGGGTCTCCCTGACCGCGGACCCGGTCCTGGAAGTCCGCGCGGCCTGGGAAATCCTGCGCAGCCTGGGCCTGCGCCAACGCGGTCCGGAGATCATTTCCTGCCCCACCTGTGGCCGGACCGAGATCGACCTGCAAGACCTGGCCGAAGAGGTGGAACGCCGCCTGGACGGCGTGACCGAAGTCTTCACCGTGGCCGTAATGGGCTGCGTGGTCAACGGACCCGGCGAGGCCAAGGAGGCGGACATCGGCCTGGCCGGAGGCCGGGACTGCGGCTTGATCTTTCGCAAAGGCGAAGTACTGCGCAAGGTCCGCGGCCGTGACGCACTGCTGCCGGAGTTTCTGCGCGAGCTGGATATGTTTTTGGCGGAACGGAGAGGCGACTCTCTATGA
- the hepT gene encoding type VII toxin-antitoxin system HepT family RNase toxin yields the protein MSPDKMRSSVVLSRVEWVRKMLTRIRELPLHTREHFFQDPRNAAAAESNLRRALEALFDLGRHITAKVFGQPSLEYKQIAVTLGECGVLSVSHRDLLRVLAGYRNRLTHFYSEIDDEELFRICRDHIDDVERLLDAMLQWIRANPDKMDQPIPHEPRLQT from the coding sequence ATGTCGCCGGATAAGATGCGCTCCTCCGTCGTGCTCTCCCGGGTTGAGTGGGTCAGAAAAATGCTCACCAGAATCCGGGAATTGCCGTTGCACACCAGGGAGCATTTTTTTCAGGATCCACGTAATGCCGCTGCCGCGGAATCCAATCTGCGCCGGGCTCTGGAGGCACTGTTCGATCTTGGGCGACACATCACGGCCAAAGTCTTTGGCCAACCCAGCCTGGAATACAAACAGATCGCGGTCACCTTGGGCGAATGCGGCGTTCTTTCCGTCTCGCATCGCGACCTGCTCCGCGTCCTGGCCGGTTACAGAAACAGACTGACACATTTCTACAGTGAAATCGACGACGAAGAATTGTTTCGGATTTGCCGGGACCATATTGATGACGTGGAACGACTCTTGGACGCGATGCTCCAATGGATTCGCGCCAATCCCGACAAAATGGACCAGCCGATTCCCCATGAACCGCGGCTCCAAACCTGA
- a CDS encoding nucleotidyltransferase family protein has translation MTTKLAEDMSALAERYGVNAVYFFGSRAVEMASRLRGDQAVVEHPGSDVDVGVTFRDGARPDLRGMIRLGMALEDILGVDRVDVVDVWRCDPFLAVDIVQGERVYCRDEDQEAETELHVLARAGDLLPFQRERIQRMLQPEADHVAG, from the coding sequence ATGACGACAAAGCTTGCTGAAGACATGTCCGCATTGGCCGAGCGTTACGGTGTGAACGCGGTCTACTTTTTCGGCAGTCGGGCCGTGGAAATGGCCTCCAGGCTGCGGGGAGACCAAGCCGTGGTCGAGCATCCGGGATCCGACGTGGATGTGGGCGTGACCTTTCGAGACGGCGCGCGGCCGGATTTGCGCGGCATGATCCGTCTGGGCATGGCTTTGGAGGATATCCTGGGCGTAGATCGGGTCGACGTGGTGGACGTTTGGCGTTGTGATCCGTTCCTGGCCGTTGATATCGTCCAGGGGGAGCGGGTCTATTGCCGGGACGAAGATCAGGAGGCGGAAACAGAACTCCATGTGTTGGCGCGGGCCGGTGATCTGCTCCCGTTTCAGCGGGAGCGCATTCAACGAATGCTTCAACCGGAGGCTGATCATGTCGCCGGATAA
- a CDS encoding proline--tRNA ligase gives MRWSQYYLPTLKEHPAEAEVVSHRLLMRAGMIRKLTSGIYTYLPLGLRCLDKVARIVREEMNRAGALEVFMPMVQPADLWKESGRWEVYGKELLRFQDRHGRDCCLGPTHEEVITDLIRGEIRSYRQLPVNLYQIQTKYRDEIRPRFGLMRGREFIMKDAYSFDRDDVGADKSYRAMYEAYMRIFTRLGMVFRAVEADSGPIGGSFSHEFMVLANTGEDTIAVCTACEFAANLEKAEAVVQGQGDEGECPPKELIATPSTHTVEQLTTFLGVGPQAILKTLLYEADGRPVAAMVRGDRELNEIKLKNVLNANELNLATPEQVQAWTGAPVGFAGPVGLPVDAIWADREVGLRRDWIVGANQADAHLRHVDLTRDASIAGYVDLRQVTTQDPCPRCGANLELPKGIEVGHVFKLGTKYSEAMGARYLDENGKEQLIVMGCYGIGVSRIMAACLEQNHDDNGALFPPPIAPFQIQLILLGSKNPELTQQAADLHDRLESLGYEVLLDDRDERPGVKFKDADLIGIPGQLILGEKGAARGVLEAKNRKTGERSELALDDLENQVRTWWRGILEGWGLDLE, from the coding sequence ATGCGCTGGAGCCAGTACTACCTGCCAACCTTGAAGGAACACCCGGCCGAGGCCGAGGTGGTCAGCCATCGATTGTTGATGCGCGCGGGCATGATCCGCAAGTTGACCTCCGGGATTTACACCTATTTGCCCTTGGGGCTGCGTTGCCTGGACAAGGTGGCCCGGATCGTGCGCGAGGAGATGAACCGGGCCGGGGCCCTGGAGGTTTTCATGCCCATGGTCCAGCCCGCGGACCTCTGGAAGGAATCCGGACGCTGGGAGGTCTACGGCAAGGAACTGCTCCGCTTCCAGGATCGCCATGGCCGGGACTGCTGCCTGGGGCCGACCCACGAAGAAGTGATCACGGATCTGATCCGGGGGGAGATCCGCTCCTATCGGCAGCTGCCTGTGAATCTCTACCAGATCCAGACCAAGTACCGGGACGAGATCCGGCCCCGCTTCGGCCTGATGCGCGGACGGGAATTCATCATGAAGGATGCCTACTCCTTTGACCGGGACGACGTGGGCGCGGACAAGAGCTACCGGGCCATGTACGAGGCCTACATGCGCATTTTCACCCGACTGGGCATGGTCTTCCGGGCAGTGGAGGCGGACTCCGGGCCCATCGGCGGCAGCTTTTCCCACGAATTCATGGTCCTGGCCAACACCGGCGAGGACACCATCGCCGTATGCACGGCCTGTGAGTTCGCCGCAAACCTGGAAAAAGCCGAGGCCGTGGTCCAGGGCCAGGGCGATGAAGGGGAATGTCCACCAAAGGAGCTGATTGCCACGCCAAGCACGCATACCGTGGAACAACTCACGACATTTCTGGGAGTCGGCCCCCAGGCCATTCTGAAGACCCTGCTTTACGAGGCCGACGGTCGGCCCGTGGCTGCCATGGTGCGCGGGGACCGGGAACTGAATGAAATCAAATTGAAAAACGTCCTGAACGCCAATGAACTGAACTTGGCCACGCCGGAGCAGGTCCAGGCCTGGACCGGTGCGCCGGTGGGCTTTGCCGGGCCTGTGGGCCTGCCTGTGGACGCCATTTGGGCGGACCGGGAAGTCGGCCTGCGCCGGGACTGGATCGTCGGAGCCAACCAGGCCGACGCGCACCTGCGGCATGTGGATCTGACCCGGGACGCGTCCATTGCCGGATACGTGGATCTACGTCAGGTCACGACCCAGGATCCCTGCCCGCGCTGCGGCGCAAACCTGGAGCTGCCCAAGGGCATCGAGGTGGGGCATGTCTTCAAGCTGGGAACCAAGTACAGTGAGGCCATGGGCGCGCGATACCTGGACGAGAACGGCAAGGAACAGCTGATCGTCATGGGCTGCTACGGCATCGGCGTCAGCCGGATCATGGCCGCCTGCCTGGAGCAGAACCACGATGACAACGGCGCCCTGTTTCCGCCGCCCATCGCGCCTTTTCAGATCCAACTGATCCTTCTGGGCAGCAAGAATCCTGAACTGACACAACAGGCCGCGGACCTGCACGACCGCCTGGAATCCCTGGGCTACGAGGTCCTTCTGGATGACCGGGATGAACGGCCCGGCGTGAAATTCAAGGACGCCGACCTCATCGGCATCCCCGGCCAGCTCATCCTGGGCGAAAAAGGCGCGGCTCGCGGCGTCCTGGAAGCCAAGAACCGCAAGACCGGAGAGCGCTCGGAACTGGCCTTGGACGATCTGGAGAATCAAGTCCGGACATGGTGGCGGGGGATTCTAGAAGGTTGGGGACTGGATCTCGAATAA
- a CDS encoding thioredoxin family protein, producing the protein MKIKVLGPGCAKCSEVERIVREAVAESGKAVEVEKVTDMQEFMKYGVFSTPAVIVDDQVKAVGKVSSKKDVLGWING; encoded by the coding sequence ATGAAAATCAAGGTTTTGGGACCTGGTTGCGCCAAGTGTTCGGAAGTGGAACGGATCGTCAGGGAGGCCGTGGCCGAGTCCGGCAAGGCGGTTGAAGTGGAAAAGGTCACGGATATGCAGGAATTCATGAAGTACGGCGTGTTCAGCACCCCGGCCGTGATCGTGGACGATCAGGTCAAGGCCGTGGGCAAGGTGTCGAGCAAGAAGGACGTGCTGGGCTGGATCAACGGATAA